The following are encoded together in the Campylobacter devanensis genome:
- a CDS encoding 7-carboxy-7-deazaguanine synthase QueE: MVEIVEYFSSIQGEGKFQGKNAFFIRLGGCNLKCVGFGCSLRSPKTGEMLLGCDTIRAAQSSHFEYEKFDSQRLISLLLGLKHKPLIIITGGEPLIYYSDRDLLKFLEYAISVGFSVQFETNGTIDVDFAKFPIYKKCTFAVSVKLALSGEPAHKRINKKALKSLFSNASCFYKFVTTGEQIDEIKEILALQNGEVWCMPLARDQNELEYNAKNVVNLCMENGFNYSDRLHIRIWNDLNGV; the protein is encoded by the coding sequence ATGGTTGAGATTGTTGAGTATTTTAGTTCGATTCAGGGCGAGGGAAAATTTCAAGGTAAAAATGCATTTTTTATCCGTCTTGGTGGATGTAATCTTAAATGTGTTGGGTTTGGTTGCTCTCTTCGCTCACCAAAAACTGGAGAGATGTTATTAGGGTGTGATACTATTAGAGCCGCACAATCATCGCATTTTGAGTATGAAAAATTTGACTCTCAGCGTTTAATTAGCTTACTTCTTGGGTTAAAACATAAACCTTTAATCATTATCACTGGTGGCGAGCCGCTTATCTATTATAGCGACCGTGATTTGCTTAAGTTTCTTGAATATGCTATTAGTGTGGGATTTAGCGTACAGTTTGAGACAAATGGAACAATTGATGTTGATTTTGCTAAATTTCCAATATATAAAAAATGCACTTTTGCTGTAAGTGTAAAATTAGCCCTAAGTGGTGAACCAGCCCATAAAAGAATTAATAAAAAAGCGTTAAAATCACTATTTAGCAATGCTAGTTGTTTTTATAAATTTGTAACTACTGGTGAGCAGATTGATGAAATTAAAGAAATTTTAGCTTTACAAAATGGCGAGGTTTGGTGTATGCCTTTAGCAAGAGACCAAAATGAGCTAGAATACAACGCTAAAAATGTAGTAAATTTATGTATGGAAAATGGATTTAATTATAGCGATAGATTGCATATTCGAATTTGGAATGATTTAAATGGAGTTTAA
- a CDS encoding 6-pyruvoyl trahydropterin synthase family protein, which translates to MIIRKIYDFENAHIVRFCSSKRCKESIHGHSYRCEVLLKSDYLDAAGMVYDFGLMKQHIRMIIDSFDHTTTLYAKDSDEYKNDMKKHSKRWIELPYNPSAEHFSRIFFVLIDKLLSQCVMQNGEKGVELYSIIVHETATGYAQCFKEDAYSTKMGLINLDEIIFSDEIKNEWNDFDFYEQLKNGNKFINPKEC; encoded by the coding sequence ATGATAATTAGAAAAATTTATGATTTTGAAAATGCACATATCGTAAGATTTTGTAGTTCTAAGCGTTGCAAGGAGAGTATTCATGGTCATAGCTATAGATGTGAGGTGTTATTAAAGTCTGATTATCTTGATGCTGCTGGAATGGTGTATGATTTTGGGCTTATGAAACAGCACATTAGAATGATTATTGATAGTTTTGATCACACGACCACATTATATGCAAAAGATAGCGATGAGTATAAAAATGATATGAAAAAGCATTCTAAACGCTGGATAGAGCTTCCATACAACCCAAGTGCTGAACATTTTAGCCGTATATTTTTTGTATTAATTGATAAGCTACTTAGTCAGTGTGTTATGCAAAATGGTGAAAAAGGTGTAGAGCTTTATAGTATTATTGTGCATGAAACAGCTACTGGTTATGCGCAGTGTTTTAAAGAGGATGCATATAGCACAAAAATGGGGCTTATAAATTTAGATGAGATAATCTTTAGCGATGAGATTAAAAATGAGTGGAATGATTTTGATTTTTACGAACAGCTTAAAAATGGCAATAAATTTATAAATCCAAAGGAGTGTTAA
- a CDS encoding flagellar basal body L-ring protein FlgH yields the protein MRKLSLIILLIVSFCGCEDKASQTNKNDAIEIPPPDVPIAKSDGNATIDSDFPPMPVAE from the coding sequence ATGAGAAAATTATCCTTGATAATTTTATTAATTGTTAGCTTTTGTGGTTGTGAGGATAAAGCATCACAAACTAATAAAAATGACGCTATAGAAATTCCGCCACCGGATGTGCCAATTGCCAAAAGCGATGGTAATGCAACAATTGATAGTGACTTTCCACCAATGCCGGTAGCAGAATGA
- a CDS encoding 16S rRNA (uracil(1498)-N(3))-methyltransferase produces the protein MKFIYHAGAGSENIDIDGDSFSHLKALRLTQGKRVDIRNLKDGYSYIYEIISMDRRRASLELVFKSLIPFVEHKFELAWAVVDPSVIEKSLPSLNELGVGRLNLVYCEFSQRNIKINLERLERILISSSQQCGRNSIMEIVVFNSIDELLAYKSDVALIDFGGASLSGYEGKEMLFIGPEGGFSQNERDKIGIKFALNSPYILRSNSAIIGVASKILI, from the coding sequence ATGAAATTTATCTATCATGCTGGTGCTGGAAGCGAGAATATAGATATTGATGGCGATAGCTTTAGCCATTTAAAAGCTCTTAGATTGACTCAAGGTAAAAGAGTAGATATAAGAAATTTAAAAGATGGATATAGCTATATTTATGAGATTATTAGTATGGATAGAAGGCGAGCTAGCTTGGAATTAGTGTTTAAATCATTAATCCCTTTTGTAGAGCATAAATTTGAGCTAGCGTGGGCAGTAGTTGATCCTAGCGTAATAGAAAAGAGCTTGCCAAGTCTAAACGAGCTTGGTGTAGGGCGTTTAAATTTAGTATATTGTGAGTTTTCCCAGCGAAATATTAAGATAAATTTAGAGCGATTAGAGCGGATTTTAATTAGTAGCTCTCAGCAGTGTGGTAGAAATTCTATCATGGAGATTGTGGTTTTTAATAGTATTGATGAGCTTTTAGCTTATAAAAGCGATGTAGCGCTTATTGATTTTGGTGGGGCGAGTTTATCTGGATATGAGGGCAAAGAGATGCTTTTTATCGGGCCAGAAGGTGGATTTAGTCAAAATGAAAGAGATAAAATAGGGATTAAATTTGCTCTAAATTCTCCATATATACTTCGTTCAAATAGTGCCATTATCGGCGTTGCTAGTAAGATTTTGATATAG
- the polA gene encoding DNA polymerase I translates to MKTLTIIDTFGFFFRLYYAMSGLKNKDGKPSGMIHGFANFIANLKQEFHSDYIVFALDSGGKTFRNDIDPNYKANRSEAPKELKEQLPICIDMIERMGLCSLRVEGYEADDIIASFIKNNPQDDLLIKVVTHDKDLYQLINDRVSIYSPAKKELYDRDGCYEKYGIYPEQVRDFLALTGDSADNIPGVKGIGDKGAKKLLDEFGTIENLYENLNQVRNERTKNLLFEGKESAFISKRLASLYDGLKTPDLQNAKFPQHNPLINIQDILKEYSLNRLLANLRSDEPVKELSFEPVLITDEYELERILGGISSDTLIAFDTETTSIEAREAKIVGFSFCFNEQKSYYVPINHSYLGVPNMVSYKVAAWAIEQIFSAFVIGQNLKYDFKIILNNFGIKPPKNYADTMIMAWLDNPSTSVGMDALAKKLYDYDTIKFESVVKKGETFASVELESAAKYAAEDAWITLRFYNSFCKKLEPNMLKIAKEIEFDFILTLLDMEDNGIKVNQSKLRELIDKNNIQLESLKVQIYELCGIKFNINSTKQLGEVLFDELKLPSKKKTKTGYSTDESVLSELVELHPCVAKILEYRELYKLQSTYCEPILNLAQKDADSRVYTSFIHTGTATGRLASKNPNLQNIPARGSYAKPFRAVFEAKDGYSLLSLDYSQIELRLLAHFSKDVALVEAFKSGKDIHAQSAINIFGESNKQNRAIAKSINFGLIYGMGVNKLSANLDIDKKAAKEYITRYFNAFSSVQDYLQSIKDSAKRDGFVETLLSRRRYFDFSNASAMQIAMYEREAVNSKFQGSAADIIKLAMLKIRPMLGDAKMLLQIHDELIFEVSDDMAQEFGAQVANVMSSVVNLNVPLVVNYNIAKNWANLK, encoded by the coding sequence GTGAAAACTCTAACGATAATTGATACTTTTGGATTTTTTTTCCGCCTTTACTATGCGATGAGTGGACTTAAAAATAAAGATGGCAAACCAAGCGGAATGATACATGGATTTGCTAATTTTATAGCAAATTTAAAGCAAGAATTTCATAGTGATTATATTGTTTTTGCCCTTGATAGCGGAGGTAAAACTTTTAGAAATGATATAGATCCAAATTATAAAGCTAACCGCTCAGAAGCTCCAAAGGAGCTAAAAGAGCAGCTTCCAATATGTATTGATATGATTGAGAGAATGGGCTTATGTAGCCTAAGAGTTGAAGGATATGAGGCTGATGATATTATTGCAAGTTTTATCAAAAATAATCCACAAGATGATTTATTAATTAAAGTAGTTACTCATGATAAGGATCTATATCAGTTAATCAATGATAGAGTAAGCATTTATAGTCCAGCTAAAAAGGAGTTATATGATAGGGATGGTTGTTATGAAAAATATGGCATATATCCTGAGCAGGTTAGAGATTTTTTAGCATTAACTGGTGATAGTGCCGATAATATCCCAGGTGTTAAGGGTATTGGTGATAAAGGAGCTAAAAAGCTCTTAGATGAGTTTGGAACTATTGAGAATTTGTATGAGAATTTAAATCAAGTCAGAAATGAGCGAACTAAAAATTTGCTTTTTGAGGGCAAAGAGAGTGCTTTTATATCTAAGAGACTCGCAAGTTTATATGATGGGCTTAAAACACCTGATTTACAAAATGCCAAATTTCCTCAACACAATCCACTTATAAATATACAAGATATTCTAAAAGAGTACTCATTAAATCGCCTTTTAGCTAATCTTAGAAGTGATGAGCCAGTAAAGGAGCTAAGTTTTGAGCCGGTTTTGATTACTGATGAGTATGAGCTAGAAAGGATTTTAGGGGGTATTAGTAGTGATACGCTAATTGCTTTTGATACTGAAACAACTAGCATAGAGGCTAGAGAAGCTAAAATTGTAGGATTTAGCTTTTGTTTTAATGAACAAAAGAGTTACTATGTTCCTATAAATCATAGCTATCTTGGTGTACCTAATATGGTTAGCTATAAAGTGGCAGCTTGGGCAATTGAGCAGATTTTTTCAGCTTTTGTAATTGGGCAGAATTTAAAATATGATTTTAAAATTATACTAAATAATTTTGGCATAAAACCACCGAAAAATTATGCTGATACGATGATAATGGCATGGCTAGATAATCCAAGCACAAGTGTAGGAATGGATGCACTAGCTAAAAAACTTTATGATTATGATACGATTAAATTTGAAAGCGTTGTAAAAAAGGGTGAAACCTTTGCTAGTGTAGAACTAGAGAGCGCAGCAAAATATGCAGCTGAAGATGCGTGGATAACGCTTAGATTTTATAACAGTTTTTGTAAGAAACTTGAGCCTAATATGCTAAAAATTGCAAAAGAGATTGAATTTGATTTTATATTAACTTTACTTGATATGGAAGATAATGGAATTAAAGTAAATCAATCTAAGCTTAGGGAGTTAATTGATAAAAATAATATCCAGTTAGAAAGCTTAAAGGTTCAAATTTATGAGCTATGTGGAATAAAATTTAATATAAACTCTACTAAACAGTTAGGTGAAGTGCTGTTTGATGAGCTAAAGCTTCCTAGCAAAAAAAAGACAAAAACTGGTTATAGCACCGATGAGAGTGTGCTTAGTGAGTTAGTAGAGCTTCATCCATGTGTCGCTAAAATCTTAGAGTATAGAGAGCTTTATAAGCTACAAAGTACATATTGTGAGCCGATTTTAAATTTAGCCCAAAAGGATGCTGATAGCAGGGTTTATACCAGTTTTATTCATACTGGTACAGCAACTGGTAGGTTAGCTAGCAAAAATCCAAATTTGCAAAATATCCCAGCTCGTGGAAGTTATGCTAAGCCGTTTAGAGCAGTATTTGAAGCAAAAGATGGTTATAGTCTTTTAAGTCTTGATTACTCCCAAATTGAGCTTAGATTGCTAGCGCATTTTAGTAAGGATGTAGCACTTGTAGAGGCATTTAAAAGCGGTAAAGATATTCATGCTCAATCAGCTATAAATATCTTTGGTGAGTCAAATAAGCAAAATAGAGCAATTGCAAAATCTATAAATTTTGGATTAATATATGGTATGGGAGTGAATAAACTTAGTGCCAATTTAGATATTGACAAAAAGGCAGCTAAAGAGTATATTACTAGATATTTTAATGCATTTAGTAGCGTTCAAGATTATCTTCAAAGTATAAAAGATAGTGCCAAAAGAGATGGATTTGTAGAGACTTTACTTAGTAGGCGTAGGTATTTTGATTTTTCTAATGCCTCAGCTATGCAGATTGCAATGTATGAAAGAGAAGCAGTAAATAGCAAATTTCAAGGCAGTGCTGCAGATATTATTAAGCTTGCAATGCTTAAAATTCGCCCAATGTTAGGCGATGCAAAGATGTTGCTTCAAATTCATGATGAGTTGATTTTTGAAGTTAGTGATGATATGGCACAGGAGTTTGGAGCACAAGTGGCTAATGTTATGAGCAGTGTTGTAAATTTAAATGTTCCATTGGTCGTGAACTATAATATAGCAAAAAATTGGGCTAATCTAAAGTAA
- the motA gene encoding flagellar motor stator protein MotA, whose protein sequence is MDISTILGMVFSIASISVGDILEGGNPLHVLHLSSVLIVVPTAMFSSMTATNKKYIKATFQELKIVFKGSGVDMSARIAELVEYSTLARKNGILSLEQKAMAVEDEFLQTGLNMLVDGQPINEVKEHLELSIQTTEEYYHECAHYWIRTGESCPTFGLVGAVMGLMLALQLLDNPAAMAAGIASAFTATVTGIMGSYAIFAPWGNKMLNNAKDIIKEKEMILEALIGIAEGANPRSLEAKLFNFLDKNEPRNSQFN, encoded by the coding sequence ATGGATATTTCTACTATTTTAGGGATGGTTTTTTCCATCGCAAGTATCTCGGTTGGAGATATTTTAGAAGGTGGTAATCCTTTGCATGTTTTGCATCTTAGTTCTGTACTCATTGTTGTACCTACAGCGATGTTCTCATCTATGACTGCTACAAACAAAAAATATATCAAGGCTACTTTTCAAGAGCTAAAGATTGTATTTAAAGGCTCTGGTGTAGATATGAGTGCTAGGATTGCAGAGCTAGTAGAGTATAGTACGCTAGCTAGAAAAAATGGAATTTTGTCTTTAGAACAAAAGGCTATGGCGGTTGAAGATGAATTTTTGCAAACCGGGCTTAATATGTTAGTTGATGGTCAACCTATAAATGAAGTCAAAGAGCATCTAGAGTTATCTATTCAGACAACTGAAGAATATTATCACGAGTGTGCGCATTATTGGATTAGAACTGGTGAGAGCTGTCCGACATTTGGACTAGTTGGGGCGGTTATGGGTCTTATGCTTGCATTACAACTACTTGATAATCCTGCTGCGATGGCTGCTGGTATTGCTTCGGCATTTACAGCGACTGTTACTGGTATTATGGGTTCGTATGCTATTTTTGCTCCGTGGGGTAATAAAATGCTAAACAATGCAAAAGACATCATAAAAGAAAAAGAGATGATCCTAGAAGCATTAATCGGTATTGCTGAAGGAGCAAATCCAAGAAGCTTGGAAGCAAAATTATTTAACTTCCTAGATAAAAATGAACCAAGAAATTCACAATTTAACTAA
- the motB gene encoding flagellar motor protein MotB: protein MAKKKKAQECPAGEKWAVPYADFLSLLLALFIALYAISAINKAKIEALKTEFIKIFDFPDTHSLKDTKKPSRSDKEFDSPSITMQVQNDAPTNVNVNNERYKVTLDQAENQVAIDLPANIKFDHQSSKIYNPDVINFINILSMIINKIPASVAVDIRGYADDFGDYAADYRLGIERAYSVFAMLANNGVDTKRMRITSFGDSVNIINSDLKIAKIYFKIDVKDKALQKSVLDILSELK from the coding sequence ATGGCAAAAAAGAAAAAAGCACAAGAGTGTCCAGCAGGTGAGAAATGGGCTGTTCCATATGCGGATTTTCTCTCTTTGCTTTTGGCACTTTTTATTGCACTTTATGCGATTTCAGCAATTAATAAAGCCAAAATAGAGGCATTAAAGACTGAATTTATAAAGATTTTTGATTTTCCTGATACTCACTCATTAAAAGATACTAAAAAACCATCAAGAAGTGATAAGGAATTTGATAGTCCTAGTATTACAATGCAAGTACAAAATGATGCGCCAACAAATGTAAATGTAAATAATGAAAGATATAAAGTTACACTAGATCAAGCAGAAAATCAAGTGGCGATCGATTTACCAGCAAACATTAAATTTGATCATCAAAGTTCAAAAATTTATAATCCAGATGTAATAAACTTTATCAATATTCTATCTATGATTATAAATAAAATTCCAGCTTCTGTAGCTGTGGATATTAGAGGTTATGCTGATGATTTTGGCGATTATGCTGCTGATTATAGGCTAGGAATCGAGCGTGCTTATAGTGTGTTTGCAATGCTGGCAAACAACGGTGTAGATACTAAAAGAATGCGTATAACATCATTTGGTGATAGTGTAAATATTATAAATAGTGATTTAAAAATTGCTAAAATATATTTTAAGATTGATGTTAAAGATAAAGCGCTTCAAAAATCAGTTTTAGATATACTTAGTGAGCTTAAATAA
- a CDS encoding 4Fe-4S dicluster domain-containing protein — MAVKITDICISCGSCIDECPVGAIVDDVDNPTGEDTYYVYADKCVECVGHNDEPACANACPTDGCIVWSDIVEGQPSRDDIGANLRDGTNPVVA; from the coding sequence ATGGCAGTAAAAATTACTGATATATGCATTAGTTGCGGTTCTTGTATTGATGAGTGTCCAGTTGGCGCAATTGTGGATGACGTAGATAATCCAACTGGTGAAGATACTTATTATGTTTATGCTGATAAATGTGTTGAATGCGTAGGTCATAATGATGAACCAGCCTGTGCTAACGCCTGTCCAACTGATGGATGTATTGTATGGAGTGATATAGTAGAAGGTCAGCCAAGCAGAGATGACATTGGTGCCAATTTAAGAGATGGTACAAACCCTGTAGTAGCTTAA
- the ndk gene encoding nucleoside-diphosphate kinase yields MEQTLSIIKPDATKKGVIGKIIDRFESNGLRIAAAKKVQLSVEDAKKFYEVHASRPFYNDLVEFMISGPVVVMVLEGQNAVLKNRELMGATNPKEAAPGTIRADFAESIDANAVHGSDSLENAKIEIAFFFASREIC; encoded by the coding sequence ATGGAACAAACTCTATCAATAATTAAACCAGATGCGACAAAAAAGGGCGTAATCGGTAAAATTATCGATAGATTCGAAAGCAATGGGCTTAGAATCGCAGCAGCTAAAAAAGTACAATTAAGCGTTGAAGATGCTAAAAAATTTTATGAGGTACATGCTAGTAGGCCATTTTACAATGATTTAGTCGAATTTATGATTAGTGGCCCAGTGGTAGTAATGGTGCTTGAAGGTCAAAATGCAGTGCTTAAAAATAGAGAATTAATGGGCGCTACAAATCCTAAAGAAGCTGCGCCAGGAACTATTAGAGCTGATTTCGCTGAGAGCATTGATGCAAACGCAGTCCATGGTAGCGATAGTTTAGAAAATGCTAAAATTGAGATTGCATTTTTCTTTGCTAGTAGAGAGATCTGCTAA
- the rpmF gene encoding 50S ribosomal protein L32, protein MAVPKRRVSHTRAAKRRTHYKVTLPMPVKDKDGSWKMPHRVNRTTGEY, encoded by the coding sequence ATGGCAGTACCTAAGCGTAGAGTGAGTCATACAAGAGCTGCAAAGCGTAGAACCCACTATAAAGTTACATTACCAATGCCGGTAAAAGATAAAGACGGCAGCTGGAAAATGCCTCACCGTGTAAATAGAACAACTGGCGAGTACTAA
- the plsX gene encoding phosphate acyltransferase PlsX: MIKIAIDAMGGDFGAEPIIAGVIEALKQREFQAYLVGDESKLKSLIPHKYSKFITFVQSSEVFAMDESATDALKRKESTIFKAVELVRSGDCKAVVSAGHSGASMSLATLRLGRVKGISRPAIATLMPTTQANQKTLVLDVGANVDCKAENLFEFAIMGYAYAKEIMRIDNPRIGLLSNGEEDCKGNEITKDAFEMLKKLDSFIGNVEGNQIFDGSVDVIICDGFVGNILLKTSEGVASAITKIIKQSVKKSPLAILGAILMKSVFRGLKNQIDYDEYGGAPLLGVKDCVIISHGKSSPKAIKNAIFQALKFSESSINEVISNELTKFAK; the protein is encoded by the coding sequence ATGATTAAAATAGCAATTGACGCTATGGGCGGGGATTTTGGTGCTGAGCCAATTATAGCTGGAGTTATTGAAGCTTTAAAACAAAGAGAGTTTCAAGCTTATTTAGTAGGTGATGAGAGTAAGCTAAAATCCCTTATTCCACATAAATACTCTAAATTTATTACTTTTGTTCAATCTAGCGAAGTGTTTGCTATGGATGAGAGTGCTACTGATGCGCTAAAACGTAAAGAAAGTACGATATTTAAAGCTGTCGAGCTAGTTCGTAGTGGAGATTGTAAAGCAGTAGTATCAGCCGGTCATAGTGGTGCTAGTATGAGTTTAGCAACTTTACGTCTTGGACGAGTAAAGGGTATTAGTAGGCCAGCAATTGCTACTTTAATGCCTACAACACAGGCTAATCAAAAAACATTGGTCTTAGATGTTGGTGCAAATGTTGATTGTAAGGCAGAAAATTTATTTGAATTTGCTATTATGGGCTATGCTTATGCTAAAGAGATTATGAGGATTGATAATCCTAGAATTGGTCTACTTAGCAACGGTGAAGAGGATTGCAAAGGTAATGAAATTACAAAAGATGCATTTGAAATGCTTAAAAAACTCGATAGTTTCATCGGAAATGTAGAGGGTAATCAAATTTTTGATGGAAGTGTTGATGTTATCATCTGCGATGGATTCGTTGGTAATATTTTATTAAAAACCAGCGAAGGTGTTGCTAGTGCAATTACTAAAATTATCAAACAAAGTGTTAAAAAATCACCACTTGCAATTTTAGGTGCGATTTTGATGAAGAGTGTATTTAGAGGACTTAAGAACCAGATTGATTATGATGAATATGGTGGTGCACCACTTCTTGGTGTAAAAGATTGTGTAATCATCAGCCATGGTAAATCAAGTCCAAAAGCTATCAAAAATGCAATATTCCAAGCTCTTAAATTCTCAGAATCTAGCATAAATGAGGTTATTTCAAATGAGCTTACAAAGTTTGCAAAATGA
- a CDS encoding beta-ketoacyl-ACP synthase III translates to MTKASLISIGAYAPKDILTNYDLEKIVDTSDEWITKRTGIKERRIAKDEFTSDLGYRAALQALERSGLDKSDIDAVICATITPDYFCMPSTACVIANKLGLKDVTAFDISAACTGFIYLLELAKSMIESGAKRNILIIGAEKTSAIMDWSDRSICVLFGDGAGAAVVSARDNNPILDVHTSSDGSKGELLITPGCAIVNPANKDTIENRLNFMKMSGNDVFKIAVNTLTKDVVNILEKNQIPSDNIDLFIPHQANLRIIEAVKQRLNFSDSQCVVTVQKYGNTSSASIPMAMNDAYESSRLKNGSLVLLDAFGGGFTWGSALLYFGGK, encoded by the coding sequence ATGACTAAAGCTTCGTTAATTTCAATTGGTGCTTATGCTCCTAAAGATATTCTTACAAATTATGATTTAGAAAAGATAGTTGATACTAGCGATGAATGGATAACTAAGCGTACTGGAATTAAAGAGCGTCGTATCGCTAAGGATGAATTTACAAGCGACTTAGGTTATAGGGCGGCTTTGCAAGCTTTGGAGCGCTCAGGATTAGATAAGAGTGATATCGATGCTGTAATATGTGCTACTATTACACCAGACTATTTTTGCATGCCTTCAACTGCTTGCGTGATCGCAAATAAACTAGGCCTAAAAGATGTAACAGCCTTTGATATTAGTGCGGCTTGTACAGGATTTATCTATCTTTTAGAGTTAGCTAAATCTATGATTGAAAGCGGCGCTAAGAGAAATATTTTAATTATTGGAGCTGAGAAAACTAGTGCGATTATGGACTGGAGTGATCGTAGTATTTGTGTGCTTTTTGGTGATGGAGCAGGTGCAGCCGTAGTTAGCGCAAGAGATAACAATCCAATTTTAGATGTACATACTTCAAGCGATGGAAGCAAAGGTGAGCTATTAATAACTCCGGGTTGTGCTATTGTAAATCCTGCAAATAAGGATACTATAGAAAATCGACTAAATTTTATGAAAATGTCTGGTAACGATGTTTTTAAAATCGCCGTAAATACTCTAACAAAAGATGTGGTTAATATTTTAGAGAAAAACCAAATTCCATCAGATAATATAGATCTTTTTATCCCGCATCAAGCAAATTTAAGAATTATAGAGGCCGTAAAACAAAGATTAAATTTTAGTGATTCTCAATGTGTTGTAACTGTGCAAAAGTATGGTAATACTAGCTCAGCATCTATTCCTATGGCGATGAATGATGCCTATGAAAGTAGCAGGCTTAAAAATGGCTCATTGGTATTGCTTGATGCTTTTGGCGGTGGATTTACTTGGGGTTCAGCGCTTCTTTATTTTGGTGGAAAGTAG
- the plsY gene encoding glycerol-3-phosphate 1-O-acyltransferase PlsY translates to MNENLIAYLIAYLIGAVPFGLLFGLLFGGINIKKSGSKSIGATNVLRVIKQSNPALAKKLAILTVVFDALKGVIPILVGKFIFELDIATLWAMGVLAVVGHCFSPYLMFEGGKGIATGAGVLACFLPFELIIAVIVWFIAGKVLKISSLASLIALLAMVVSSFIFHYDIPEINTHAPILIIAFIVVYKHMPNIKRLLSGSEGKVI, encoded by the coding sequence ATGAATGAGAATTTAATAGCCTATTTAATTGCTTATTTAATTGGTGCAGTGCCTTTTGGCTTACTTTTTGGCTTACTTTTTGGTGGAATAAATATTAAAAAAAGTGGCAGTAAAAGTATTGGTGCTACAAATGTGTTAAGAGTAATTAAACAAAGCAATCCTGCGCTTGCTAAAAAACTTGCTATTTTAACTGTTGTGTTTGATGCGCTTAAGGGTGTAATACCTATTTTGGTTGGTAAATTTATATTTGAACTTGACATAGCTACTCTTTGGGCGATGGGAGTTTTGGCTGTTGTAGGGCATTGTTTTTCACCATATTTGATGTTTGAAGGTGGCAAGGGAATTGCTACTGGAGCTGGCGTTTTGGCGTGTTTTTTACCATTTGAGTTGATTATTGCTGTTATTGTATGGTTTATTGCTGGTAAAGTGCTTAAGATTTCTAGTTTAGCTTCACTTATAGCGCTTCTTGCAATGGTTGTATCATCATTTATATTCCACTATGATATACCTGAAATTAATACGCATGCGCCAATTTTAATTATTGCATTCATTGTAGTTTATAAGCATATGCCAAATATTAAACGCCTATTAAGTGGTTCTGAGGGCAAGGTTATTTGA
- a CDS encoding dihydroneopterin aldolase encodes MISVFVDSLEFDTIIGLLDFERVEAQRVCIDMEFSADEFIDYAKVCEVTQSEFKEQKFYKIEDALEYFSIKFKENYPSLNSFYMKISKTQIIKNATVGAKIIKNY; translated from the coding sequence TTGATTAGTGTTTTTGTTGATAGCCTTGAGTTTGATACAATAATTGGTCTTTTAGATTTTGAACGAGTCGAAGCTCAAAGAGTTTGTATTGATATGGAATTTAGCGCTGATGAATTTATAGATTATGCTAAGGTCTGTGAAGTTACACAAAGTGAATTTAAAGAGCAAAAATTTTATAAAATAGAGGATGCACTAGAGTATTTTTCCATTAAATTCAAAGAAAACTACCCAAGTCTAAATAGTTTTTATATGAAAATTTCCAAAACTCAAATTATTAAAAATGCTACTGTAGGTGCAAAAATAATAAAGAATTATTAA